A genomic region of Acipenser ruthenus chromosome 9, fAciRut3.2 maternal haplotype, whole genome shotgun sequence contains the following coding sequences:
- the LOC117406037 gene encoding runt-related transcription factor 1-like isoform X1, with product MASNSIFESFSSFQPCFVRDAAPGRRFTPPSTTLSPGKISEGLPLGGQENSAALVGKLRITDRSMVEVLADHPGELVRTDSPNFLCSVLPTHWRCNKTLPIAFKVVGLGDVPDGTLVTVMAGNDENYSAELRNATAAMKNQVARFNDLRFVGRSGRGKSFTLTITVFTNPPQVATYHRAIKITVDGPREPRRHRQKLDEQGKPGSLAFSERLSELEQLRRTAMRVSPHHNPRPALNHSTPFTGQPHSQIQDSRQMQVSPSWSYEQSYPYLGQISTPSVHPATPISPGRASGMASLTELSSRLSAAPDLTAFSDPRMGIERQFPTLPDSRFSDPRMHYPGAFTYTPTPVTTGIGIGMSAMSSAARYHTYLPPPYPGASSQGQTGAFQTSSPPYHLYYSTSAGSYQFSMMSGGERSPPRILPPCTNASTGSVLLHPNLPSQSEVVEAEGSHSNSPTNMAEAVWRPY from the exons ATGCTGCCCCTGGACGCAGGTTCACGCCGCCGTCCACCACTCTGAGCCCTGGGAAAATAAGCGAAGGCTTGCCGCTGGGGGGGCAGGAGAACAGCGCTGCCCTGGTGGGGAAACTGCGCATTACAGACCGGAGTATGGTGGAGGTGCTGGCAGACCACCCCGGGGAGCTGGTCCGGACCGACAGCCCAAACTTCCTCTGCTCTGTCCTGCCAACACACTGGAGGTGCAACAAGACCCTGCCCATAGCTTTTAAG GTGGTTGGCCTGGGCGACGTTCCCGATGGCACGCTGGTCACCGTGATGGCAGGAAATGATGAGAATTACTCGGCAGAGCTGCGCAATGCCACGGCCGCCATGAAGAACCAGGTGGCCCGGTTTAACGACCTGAGATTCGTGGGGCGCAGCGGCAGAG GGAAAAGCTTCACACTGACCATCACAGTGTTTACAAACCCGCCACAAGTGGCCACGTACCACAGAGCCATAAAGATCACTGTGGATGGACCACGGGAGCCAAGAC GGCACCGTCAGAAGCTGGATGAGCAGGGGAAGCCTGGCAGCCTGGCGTTCTCGGAGCGGCTGAGCGAGCTGGAGCAGTTGAGACGCACCGCCATGAGGGTCAGTCCTCACCACAACCCCCGTCCAGCCCTCAACCACAGCACCCCCTTCACGGGACAGCCACACAGCCAGATACAGG ATTCCAGGCAGATGCAGGTGTCCCCTTCATGGTCCTATGAGCAGTCGTACCCGTACCTGGGTCAGATCTCCACCCCGTCCGTCCACCCGGCCACCCCCATCTCCCCAGGCAGGGCCAGTGGCATGGCCTCCCTGACTGAGCTCTCCAGCAGGCTCTCCG CTGCTCCAGACCTGACAGCCTTCAGCGACCCCCGGATGGGTATCGAGAGGCAGTTTCCCACCCTGCCGGATAGCCGCTTCTCAGACCCCCGCATGCACTACCCGGGAGCCTTCACCTACACCCCTACTCCGGTCACCACGGGGATTGGGATCGGCATGTCAGCCATGAGCAGCGCTGCTCGCTACCACACCTACCTGCCTCCCCCCTACCCCGGAGCCTCCTCGCAGGGGCAGACCGGTGCTTTCCAGACCAGCTCGCCGCCCTACCATCTCTACTACAGCACTTCCGCTGGCTCCTACCAGTTCTCCATGATGTCCGGGGGGGAGCGCTCCCCACCACGCATCCTCCCGCCCTGCACCAACGCCTCCACCGGCTCAGTGCTGCTCCACCCCAACCTCCCCAGCCAGAGCGAGGTGGTGGAGGCCGAGGGGAGCCACAGCAACTCTCCCACCAATATGGCTGAGGCAGTGTGGCGGCCTTATTGA
- the LOC117406037 gene encoding runt-related transcription factor 1-like isoform X3, with the protein MASNSIFESFSSFQPCFVRDAAPGRRFTPPSTTLSPGKISEGLPLGGQENSAALVGKLRITDRSMVEVLADHPGELVRTDSPNFLCSVLPTHWRCNKTLPIAFKVVGLGDVPDGTLVTVMAGNDENYSAELRNATAAMKNQVARFNDLRFVGRSGRGKSFTLTITVFTNPPQVATYHRAIKITVDGPREPRHSRQMQVSPSWSYEQSYPYLGQISTPSVHPATPISPGRASGMASLTELSSRLSAAPDLTAFSDPRMGIERQFPTLPDSRFSDPRMHYPGAFTYTPTPVTTGIGIGMSAMSSAARYHTYLPPPYPGASSQGQTGAFQTSSPPYHLYYSTSAGSYQFSMMSGGERSPPRILPPCTNASTGSVLLHPNLPSQSEVVEAEGSHSNSPTNMAEAVWRPY; encoded by the exons ATGCTGCCCCTGGACGCAGGTTCACGCCGCCGTCCACCACTCTGAGCCCTGGGAAAATAAGCGAAGGCTTGCCGCTGGGGGGGCAGGAGAACAGCGCTGCCCTGGTGGGGAAACTGCGCATTACAGACCGGAGTATGGTGGAGGTGCTGGCAGACCACCCCGGGGAGCTGGTCCGGACCGACAGCCCAAACTTCCTCTGCTCTGTCCTGCCAACACACTGGAGGTGCAACAAGACCCTGCCCATAGCTTTTAAG GTGGTTGGCCTGGGCGACGTTCCCGATGGCACGCTGGTCACCGTGATGGCAGGAAATGATGAGAATTACTCGGCAGAGCTGCGCAATGCCACGGCCGCCATGAAGAACCAGGTGGCCCGGTTTAACGACCTGAGATTCGTGGGGCGCAGCGGCAGAG GGAAAAGCTTCACACTGACCATCACAGTGTTTACAAACCCGCCACAAGTGGCCACGTACCACAGAGCCATAAAGATCACTGTGGATGGACCACGGGAGCCAAGAC ATTCCAGGCAGATGCAGGTGTCCCCTTCATGGTCCTATGAGCAGTCGTACCCGTACCTGGGTCAGATCTCCACCCCGTCCGTCCACCCGGCCACCCCCATCTCCCCAGGCAGGGCCAGTGGCATGGCCTCCCTGACTGAGCTCTCCAGCAGGCTCTCCG CTGCTCCAGACCTGACAGCCTTCAGCGACCCCCGGATGGGTATCGAGAGGCAGTTTCCCACCCTGCCGGATAGCCGCTTCTCAGACCCCCGCATGCACTACCCGGGAGCCTTCACCTACACCCCTACTCCGGTCACCACGGGGATTGGGATCGGCATGTCAGCCATGAGCAGCGCTGCTCGCTACCACACCTACCTGCCTCCCCCCTACCCCGGAGCCTCCTCGCAGGGGCAGACCGGTGCTTTCCAGACCAGCTCGCCGCCCTACCATCTCTACTACAGCACTTCCGCTGGCTCCTACCAGTTCTCCATGATGTCCGGGGGGGAGCGCTCCCCACCACGCATCCTCCCGCCCTGCACCAACGCCTCCACCGGCTCAGTGCTGCTCCACCCCAACCTCCCCAGCCAGAGCGAGGTGGTGGAGGCCGAGGGGAGCCACAGCAACTCTCCCACCAATATGGCTGAGGCAGTGTGGCGGCCTTATTGA
- the LOC117406037 gene encoding runt-related transcription factor 1-like isoform X4 has translation MVFLWDAKYDAAPGRRFTPPSTTLSPGKISEGLPLGGQENSAALVGKLRITDRSMVEVLADHPGELVRTDSPNFLCSVLPTHWRCNKTLPIAFKVVGLGDVPDGTLVTVMAGNDENYSAELRNATAAMKNQVARFNDLRFVGRSGRGKSFTLTITVFTNPPQVATYHRAIKITVDGPREPRHSRQMQVSPSWSYEQSYPYLGQISTPSVHPATPISPGRASGMASLTELSSRLSAAPDLTAFSDPRMGIERQFPTLPDSRFSDPRMHYPGAFTYTPTPVTTGIGIGMSAMSSAARYHTYLPPPYPGASSQGQTGAFQTSSPPYHLYYSTSAGSYQFSMMSGGERSPPRILPPCTNASTGSVLLHPNLPSQSEVVEAEGSHSNSPTNMAEAVWRPY, from the exons ATGGTTTTCCTTTGGGACGCCAAATACG ATGCTGCCCCTGGACGCAGGTTCACGCCGCCGTCCACCACTCTGAGCCCTGGGAAAATAAGCGAAGGCTTGCCGCTGGGGGGGCAGGAGAACAGCGCTGCCCTGGTGGGGAAACTGCGCATTACAGACCGGAGTATGGTGGAGGTGCTGGCAGACCACCCCGGGGAGCTGGTCCGGACCGACAGCCCAAACTTCCTCTGCTCTGTCCTGCCAACACACTGGAGGTGCAACAAGACCCTGCCCATAGCTTTTAAG GTGGTTGGCCTGGGCGACGTTCCCGATGGCACGCTGGTCACCGTGATGGCAGGAAATGATGAGAATTACTCGGCAGAGCTGCGCAATGCCACGGCCGCCATGAAGAACCAGGTGGCCCGGTTTAACGACCTGAGATTCGTGGGGCGCAGCGGCAGAG GGAAAAGCTTCACACTGACCATCACAGTGTTTACAAACCCGCCACAAGTGGCCACGTACCACAGAGCCATAAAGATCACTGTGGATGGACCACGGGAGCCAAGAC ATTCCAGGCAGATGCAGGTGTCCCCTTCATGGTCCTATGAGCAGTCGTACCCGTACCTGGGTCAGATCTCCACCCCGTCCGTCCACCCGGCCACCCCCATCTCCCCAGGCAGGGCCAGTGGCATGGCCTCCCTGACTGAGCTCTCCAGCAGGCTCTCCG CTGCTCCAGACCTGACAGCCTTCAGCGACCCCCGGATGGGTATCGAGAGGCAGTTTCCCACCCTGCCGGATAGCCGCTTCTCAGACCCCCGCATGCACTACCCGGGAGCCTTCACCTACACCCCTACTCCGGTCACCACGGGGATTGGGATCGGCATGTCAGCCATGAGCAGCGCTGCTCGCTACCACACCTACCTGCCTCCCCCCTACCCCGGAGCCTCCTCGCAGGGGCAGACCGGTGCTTTCCAGACCAGCTCGCCGCCCTACCATCTCTACTACAGCACTTCCGCTGGCTCCTACCAGTTCTCCATGATGTCCGGGGGGGAGCGCTCCCCACCACGCATCCTCCCGCCCTGCACCAACGCCTCCACCGGCTCAGTGCTGCTCCACCCCAACCTCCCCAGCCAGAGCGAGGTGGTGGAGGCCGAGGGGAGCCACAGCAACTCTCCCACCAATATGGCTGAGGCAGTGTGGCGGCCTTATTGA
- the LOC117406037 gene encoding runt-related transcription factor 1-like isoform X2, with the protein MVFLWDAKYDAAPGRRFTPPSTTLSPGKISEGLPLGGQENSAALVGKLRITDRSMVEVLADHPGELVRTDSPNFLCSVLPTHWRCNKTLPIAFKVVGLGDVPDGTLVTVMAGNDENYSAELRNATAAMKNQVARFNDLRFVGRSGRGKSFTLTITVFTNPPQVATYHRAIKITVDGPREPRRHRQKLDEQGKPGSLAFSERLSELEQLRRTAMRVSPHHNPRPALNHSTPFTGQPHSQIQDSRQMQVSPSWSYEQSYPYLGQISTPSVHPATPISPGRASGMASLTELSSRLSAAPDLTAFSDPRMGIERQFPTLPDSRFSDPRMHYPGAFTYTPTPVTTGIGIGMSAMSSAARYHTYLPPPYPGASSQGQTGAFQTSSPPYHLYYSTSAGSYQFSMMSGGERSPPRILPPCTNASTGSVLLHPNLPSQSEVVEAEGSHSNSPTNMAEAVWRPY; encoded by the exons ATGGTTTTCCTTTGGGACGCCAAATACG ATGCTGCCCCTGGACGCAGGTTCACGCCGCCGTCCACCACTCTGAGCCCTGGGAAAATAAGCGAAGGCTTGCCGCTGGGGGGGCAGGAGAACAGCGCTGCCCTGGTGGGGAAACTGCGCATTACAGACCGGAGTATGGTGGAGGTGCTGGCAGACCACCCCGGGGAGCTGGTCCGGACCGACAGCCCAAACTTCCTCTGCTCTGTCCTGCCAACACACTGGAGGTGCAACAAGACCCTGCCCATAGCTTTTAAG GTGGTTGGCCTGGGCGACGTTCCCGATGGCACGCTGGTCACCGTGATGGCAGGAAATGATGAGAATTACTCGGCAGAGCTGCGCAATGCCACGGCCGCCATGAAGAACCAGGTGGCCCGGTTTAACGACCTGAGATTCGTGGGGCGCAGCGGCAGAG GGAAAAGCTTCACACTGACCATCACAGTGTTTACAAACCCGCCACAAGTGGCCACGTACCACAGAGCCATAAAGATCACTGTGGATGGACCACGGGAGCCAAGAC GGCACCGTCAGAAGCTGGATGAGCAGGGGAAGCCTGGCAGCCTGGCGTTCTCGGAGCGGCTGAGCGAGCTGGAGCAGTTGAGACGCACCGCCATGAGGGTCAGTCCTCACCACAACCCCCGTCCAGCCCTCAACCACAGCACCCCCTTCACGGGACAGCCACACAGCCAGATACAGG ATTCCAGGCAGATGCAGGTGTCCCCTTCATGGTCCTATGAGCAGTCGTACCCGTACCTGGGTCAGATCTCCACCCCGTCCGTCCACCCGGCCACCCCCATCTCCCCAGGCAGGGCCAGTGGCATGGCCTCCCTGACTGAGCTCTCCAGCAGGCTCTCCG CTGCTCCAGACCTGACAGCCTTCAGCGACCCCCGGATGGGTATCGAGAGGCAGTTTCCCACCCTGCCGGATAGCCGCTTCTCAGACCCCCGCATGCACTACCCGGGAGCCTTCACCTACACCCCTACTCCGGTCACCACGGGGATTGGGATCGGCATGTCAGCCATGAGCAGCGCTGCTCGCTACCACACCTACCTGCCTCCCCCCTACCCCGGAGCCTCCTCGCAGGGGCAGACCGGTGCTTTCCAGACCAGCTCGCCGCCCTACCATCTCTACTACAGCACTTCCGCTGGCTCCTACCAGTTCTCCATGATGTCCGGGGGGGAGCGCTCCCCACCACGCATCCTCCCGCCCTGCACCAACGCCTCCACCGGCTCAGTGCTGCTCCACCCCAACCTCCCCAGCCAGAGCGAGGTGGTGGAGGCCGAGGGGAGCCACAGCAACTCTCCCACCAATATGGCTGAGGCAGTGTGGCGGCCTTATTGA